The Penaeus monodon isolate SGIC_2016 chromosome 5, NSTDA_Pmon_1, whole genome shotgun sequence genome window below encodes:
- the LOC119572923 gene encoding protein spaetzle 3-like: protein MALTLSVVLLCAGVVLGSVHPPAYGHHPQPAYGHHAPAYGHHAPAYAHQHAYGHGYCDPTVAPACADNSTLSYCLEDTEYPEYEIKAAITADHLFAKKYADVADQSADDLVDMLTKDQEEAFDYSYYTGASTGDSPYDATHWGGPEGYICPSEVVYAMPKRAQNVEGKWRVIVNDVHYYSQTARLETCLFPEAACRALAPCYQSHCTQKSVYHRLLSYDPCDPYKGLFIDIYKMPSACSCHLPA from the exons ATGGCTCTTACGTTG TCGGTTGTTCTTTTATGCGCCGGAGTCGTTCTGGGCTCTGTCCATCCCCCAGCATATGGCCATCACCCACAGCCCGCTTATGGTCATCATGCGCCTGCTTACGGTCATCATGCACCTGCCTACGCTCACCAGCATGCCTACGGCCACGGTTACTGCGACCCAACGGTTGCCCCAGCCTGCGCTGACAACTCCACTCTCTCCTACTGCTTGGAAGACACTGAGTATCCTGAATACGAGATTAAGGCTGCCATCACTGCCGATCACCTATTCGCCAAGAAGTACGCTGATGTCGCCGACCAGTCTGCTGACGACCTGGTAGATATGCTTACCAAGGATCAGGAGGAGGCCTTCGACTATTCTTACTACACTGGAGCTTCCACTGGGGACTCTCCCTACGATGCCACTCACTGGGGTGGTCCTGAGGGTTACATCTGTCCCTCCGAAGTGGTGTATGCCATGCCCAAACGTGCCCAGAACGTGGAGGGCAAGTGGCGCGTCATTGTCAACGACGTTCACTATTACAGCCAGACTGCTCGCCTCGAGACTTGTCTGTTCCCAGAGGCTGCTTGCCGCGCCCTAGCTCCTTGCTACCAGAGCCATTGCACCCAGAAGTCAGTGTACCACCGACTCCTTTCCTATGACCCATGTGACCCTTACAAGGGCCTCTTCATTGACATCTACAAGATGCCATCTGCCTGCTCCTGCCACCTTCCCGCTTAA